A window from Planococcus maritimus encodes these proteins:
- a CDS encoding cell wall-binding repeat-containing protein translates to MKMKLGVILLLFISTLNIQATATEANGIGYQNNAIKPTVLNTTGESSFSGTNDARVKWIFETDEAEGGTEMSSPIIGVDGSVYVISGGDDRKLYSVNSAGTKEWSKPLLFNGDANYLFPVLNSAGNLYIKTLNAYEYRLDGLKRAVSDIGTPYWGSMAVGKGGTAYLGGSGVVHAFDADLKEKWTYTDYGDNKTPVLGNDGTLYVLSGSGRQEQLTALDANGKLKWAYKLAHDVSNSIPVVSKDGTIYVTARGAIYAIDPVGKLKWKKELPNTVGNSVPSVDEDGVIYFAYDNQLMALNSDGTEKWKFDSKYAINANQISRTVIDKNGVAYFTAGDTENGVLYAVSDKGAKKWQMNLAGVAGNTPAINADGTIYVSTSQGKLYAIGAPDKQEKVLKGILPSSQEMALKKGEKGILKAAAVFDNLSRKNVTDLSSWESSDLSVVSISGKGVLMAGKEGTASVKVKYKGFEQVIKVTVKGMLADSSDPYYGKDKVLLDDQTDEALAYLNEMRRNLGLVEFRHDEKLRKAAQSHSNYKLQNGDGFSGAHYQEADGLGFTGHDPTERANYFGYEGSVDEGIARLTVAKGAAEGLLNAPYHRMSIVDPNYQDIGIGYNHLGVSVLNYATKGSFDNGTAVAYPYDGQTDVSPIWFDDESPSPLSLFDKRRTYSGFPISLSVHDQATAKLMIEEVHLWDSDKQEVEFYLIDNRNDPSNSQKSMFIIPKEKLKPGSTYHVSVKANKIDTQGNEEPLKKEWSFKTQAALKIKEMYFNSHQNGSSNLTLANAISLETSPTNLPDINWVLKDTNGEMVYSVEGSSTNRTIHYDQSSRKNMTEFLDTLTPGKYVLEVGTSLFSKDEAYEVVLNGDRQFEIGRLLQNSIVSPANVTFDWFTRSKANFSLSLNGNKLLSVTDDETQLVEGKDYLLVNDTVELKEEYLNKKPLGEFKLVFKFNAGSPQTVKVTVTDTTPVDTVPPGSPRIDKVTDASTKVTGTAEAGSTINVQADAKSLGKATTDVAGKFAVEIEKQKAGTKLSITATDKAGNISDAVSITVKDGTPPATPAVNKLTEKSTEISGLAEVGSTILVKVGTSELVKGKASLEGKFFLSIEPQVAGTVLTVVAIDGSGNQSAETKVTVEKSTPAPANRISGTDRYTTAIAISKEGWKTADTVVLATAGDFPDALAGGPLAYQENAPILLTRTKALNVETKEEIERLGAKKVIILGSKGAVSAEVETELKKMGLVTERLGGKTRFETAALIAGKMDSDQAIVANGLNFPDVLSVSSYAAKNGVPILLTRTDRLPDETKSALDGISSTYVIGSTGVVSKSVSDSLPKPTRFGGKDRYETGYEVATKLKLGTDKAYIATGSNFPDALAGSVLAAKNNAPILLVRPQQIPEATNKQLATYDGFSIFGGTGAVSEDVKKSLDDALKN, encoded by the coding sequence ATGAAAATGAAACTTGGTGTTATATTATTGTTATTTATCAGCACACTAAATATCCAAGCTACTGCAACAGAAGCAAATGGAATAGGCTATCAGAACAATGCTATAAAGCCAACGGTATTAAATACCACAGGGGAATCATCCTTTAGCGGAACTAATGATGCTAGAGTGAAATGGATTTTCGAAACTGATGAGGCAGAAGGTGGGACAGAGATGTCATCCCCAATTATTGGGGTGGACGGCAGTGTATATGTGATAAGTGGGGGAGACGACCGTAAATTATATTCTGTCAACTCAGCTGGAACGAAAGAATGGTCTAAACCACTGTTATTTAATGGAGATGCAAATTATCTGTTTCCTGTGCTCAATTCTGCGGGGAACTTATATATAAAAACGTTGAATGCATATGAATATAGACTTGATGGATTGAAAAGAGCAGTTTCGGATATAGGGACTCCTTACTGGGGCAGTATGGCTGTCGGGAAGGGTGGCACGGCATATTTAGGAGGGAGTGGCGTAGTCCATGCCTTCGATGCAGATCTAAAAGAAAAATGGACATACACAGACTACGGTGATAACAAAACTCCTGTATTAGGGAATGATGGCACGCTTTATGTTCTGTCAGGAAGCGGGCGGCAGGAACAATTGACAGCCCTCGATGCTAACGGAAAGCTTAAGTGGGCATACAAGCTGGCACACGATGTTTCCAATTCCATTCCGGTTGTATCGAAGGACGGAACAATCTATGTCACAGCGCGGGGAGCAATATATGCTATTGATCCCGTAGGAAAGTTGAAATGGAAAAAGGAACTGCCTAATACTGTTGGAAACAGTGTGCCGTCAGTAGATGAAGATGGCGTGATTTATTTCGCTTATGATAATCAGTTGATGGCCTTGAACTCCGATGGCACTGAAAAATGGAAGTTTGACAGCAAGTACGCTATCAACGCAAATCAAATAAGCAGAACTGTTATCGATAAGAATGGGGTTGCATATTTCACTGCTGGTGACACAGAAAATGGAGTACTTTACGCGGTTAGTGATAAAGGTGCGAAAAAGTGGCAGATGAACTTAGCGGGAGTGGCAGGGAATACTCCAGCGATCAATGCTGACGGCACCATTTATGTTTCCACAAGTCAAGGGAAACTCTATGCTATAGGTGCACCAGACAAACAAGAGAAAGTGCTGAAAGGAATTTTGCCTTCCAGCCAGGAAATGGCATTGAAGAAAGGTGAAAAAGGAATTTTGAAAGCGGCAGCTGTTTTTGACAACCTGTCGAGAAAAAACGTAACGGATTTGAGTTCATGGGAATCGAGTGACTTGTCGGTCGTGTCGATTTCCGGTAAGGGCGTTTTGATGGCCGGAAAAGAAGGTACGGCAAGCGTTAAAGTGAAATACAAAGGCTTTGAACAAGTGATCAAAGTTACGGTGAAGGGCATGCTTGCTGATAGCAGCGATCCTTATTATGGAAAAGATAAAGTATTGCTGGATGATCAAACTGATGAAGCTTTAGCTTACTTGAACGAAATGAGAAGAAACCTAGGCTTAGTAGAGTTTCGTCATGATGAAAAACTTAGAAAAGCAGCTCAATCCCATAGCAATTACAAACTACAAAACGGTGATGGTTTTTCAGGGGCCCACTATCAGGAAGCGGATGGACTGGGCTTTACAGGCCATGATCCAACGGAACGGGCGAACTATTTCGGGTACGAAGGGTCGGTTGATGAAGGAATTGCCCGATTAACTGTGGCCAAAGGAGCGGCAGAAGGTTTATTGAACGCACCTTACCATAGAATGAGCATCGTAGATCCCAATTATCAGGACATTGGAATCGGCTACAACCATCTGGGGGTCAGTGTATTGAATTATGCTACTAAGGGGAGCTTTGATAATGGCACTGCAGTAGCTTATCCATACGATGGACAAACTGATGTTTCTCCTATTTGGTTTGATGACGAATCACCAAGTCCATTATCTCTTTTTGATAAAAGAAGAACCTATTCGGGGTTCCCAATCAGCTTAAGTGTGCATGATCAGGCAACAGCTAAATTAATGATTGAAGAAGTTCACCTGTGGGATAGCGACAAGCAGGAAGTAGAGTTTTATTTGATTGACAATAGAAACGATCCCTCTAACTCACAGAAAAGTATGTTTATCATTCCAAAAGAAAAGTTGAAACCAGGAAGCACGTATCACGTTTCTGTAAAAGCAAACAAAATAGATACACAAGGAAATGAAGAGCCGCTGAAAAAGGAATGGTCATTTAAAACACAGGCAGCTTTAAAAATTAAGGAAATGTATTTCAATTCCCATCAAAACGGATCCTCTAATTTAACTTTGGCGAACGCCATTTCATTGGAGACATCCCCAACCAATTTGCCGGATATCAATTGGGTGCTCAAAGATACAAATGGAGAGATGGTTTATTCTGTAGAAGGTTCAAGTACCAATCGAACCATTCATTACGACCAAAGTTCAAGAAAAAATATGACGGAGTTTTTGGATACATTAACGCCAGGTAAATATGTATTGGAGGTAGGCACTTCTCTCTTTTCAAAGGACGAGGCATATGAAGTTGTGCTAAATGGAGACCGGCAATTTGAAATCGGAAGATTATTGCAGAACTCAATAGTTTCACCGGCTAATGTAACGTTTGATTGGTTTACACGATCAAAAGCGAATTTCTCGCTCTCCTTAAATGGGAATAAATTGTTGTCGGTAACCGATGATGAAACACAACTAGTAGAAGGCAAAGATTATTTGTTAGTAAACGATACTGTTGAACTGAAAGAGGAGTATTTGAATAAAAAACCTCTAGGTGAGTTTAAGCTTGTCTTTAAATTTAATGCGGGGTCGCCTCAAACAGTAAAAGTGACTGTAACTGATACGACTCCAGTAGATACTGTACCACCAGGCAGCCCGAGGATAGATAAAGTAACAGATGCTTCCACAAAAGTGACCGGGACTGCAGAAGCAGGTTCAACGATAAATGTCCAAGCAGATGCAAAAAGTCTCGGAAAGGCAACAACTGATGTTGCAGGAAAGTTCGCAGTGGAAATAGAAAAACAAAAAGCAGGAACGAAACTATCAATCACAGCAACAGATAAAGCCGGAAACATTAGTGATGCTGTAAGTATTACTGTGAAGGATGGGACTCCACCGGCTACGCCTGCTGTTAATAAATTGACTGAAAAAAGTACAGAAATCAGCGGGCTAGCGGAAGTTGGCAGTACCATCTTAGTCAAAGTGGGTACAAGTGAACTCGTCAAAGGAAAAGCTTCTTTAGAAGGTAAGTTTTTCCTATCAATTGAACCGCAAGTTGCCGGTACTGTTTTAACAGTAGTGGCAATTGATGGCTCAGGAAACCAGAGTGCTGAAACGAAAGTGACAGTCGAAAAATCTACGCCGGCACCAGCAAATCGTATTTCTGGAACAGACCGTTATACAACTGCCATCGCCATTTCAAAAGAAGGATGGAAAACAGCAGATACGGTTGTTTTGGCAACAGCTGGCGATTTCCCAGATGCATTAGCGGGAGGACCGCTTGCGTATCAGGAAAACGCTCCGATTCTTTTGACACGTACCAAAGCATTGAATGTGGAAACGAAAGAAGAAATTGAACGCCTCGGGGCGAAAAAGGTCATCATCCTTGGCAGCAAGGGTGCAGTTTCGGCGGAAGTGGAAACGGAACTGAAGAAAATGGGCCTCGTTACCGAGCGTCTCGGCGGCAAGACCCGTTTCGAGACAGCGGCATTGATTGCTGGGAAAATGGATTCTGATCAGGCAATTGTTGCGAATGGCTTGAACTTCCCAGATGTTCTTTCCGTTTCCTCGTACGCAGCGAAAAATGGTGTGCCGATCCTATTGACGCGCACCGATCGTCTGCCGGATGAAACAAAATCCGCACTAGACGGCATTTCTTCTACTTATGTTATCGGCAGCACGGGTGTCGTCAGCAAGTCTGTCTCTGACAGTTTGCCAAAGCCTACCCGTTTCGGCGGCAAAGACCGCTACGAGACAGGCTACGAAGTGGCGACAAAACTTAAGCTGGGTACTGACAAAGCGTATATCGCAACCGGCTCGAACTTCCCGGATGCGTTAGCTGGGTCTGTCTTAGCTGCGAAGAACAATGCGCCAATCCTATTGGTGCGCCCACAGCAAATTCCAGAAGCGACCAACAAGCAATTGGCAACATATGATGGTTTCTCAATCTTTGGTGGGACTGGCGCTGTTTCTGAGGATGTTAAAAAATCTTTGGATGACGCATTGAAGAATTGA
- a CDS encoding FCD domain-containing protein: MQRLEVVELVVRNSNGTFNVTPISIKEVKELCIMRSKLEGILIRDAINNLTDESIEYLSYLTKMVQFTSRLENYKDIDDFGGKFHNAIYTISNNTTVVKKFSN, translated from the coding sequence TTGCAGCGCTTGGAAGTAGTAGAGCTGGTGGTGCGTAATTCCAATGGCACCTTTAATGTAACGCCAATTTCGATCAAAGAAGTTAAAGAGCTATGTATTATGCGAAGCAAGCTCGAAGGGATCTTAATCCGGGATGCCATTAACAATTTGACGGATGAGTCGATTGAGTATTTATCTTATTTGACAAAGATGGTTCAATTTACTTCACGTTTGGAGAATTACAAAGACATCGATGATTTTGGCGGCAAATTCCACAACGCCATTTACACCATCAGCAATAACACCACGGTTGTAAAAAAATTTTCCAATTAA
- a CDS encoding Ig-like domain-containing protein, which translates to MKKLSFLIVAILFLNILLPKVQADEIGTSLGGIIKTNTVLTTDKSPYYLSKDLQLAEGKKLTIEEGVVIDGNGFSLTTWGNLEIKGTHDKVVKINNLHIGTGSQSYNSQELPPTIDIQFAHIKGGSLLKASGGSAKGNLILRDSVVKDTDQYHYTHIWYPSKDVYIERNTFYNAGKLDIGVSGTKVYVNNNVFFNNKSRTYYNDADIVNWNAGGSPDVILRYNSFLSPDGYSVKLAEGYRDTAIDAKENYWGTIDENEIDDKIFDKNDDLRAASYTEYQPYLKEPHKDTHQFTYLEIPQPILSTVYDHSTVIEGYIPIKIEEAKIIVRDWADEIIGIEENYNGESNFKVSIPKQSAESYLSVVVIDRFGNESQPYGLYVEDGTPPDAPIVKEITDKSVEVVGTTEPHSYVKARTSDSKLIGEAWADMYGDFIIPIEKQKVGAKISVTALDYMMNESKETVVIVQNSTLPSIPSFELITDQTVEVKGKADFNTTVFIANEAEDKIYNASTQSDGSFYIAIDKQKAESILYIFAEDALGNSSSKKEVIVKDVTAPDIPNVDDVSDQSETITGNAEADSIVQVKNDQKEIGKIAAKADGTFSLSIEKQIAGTKLSITATDKAGNQSIEKFIIVKDRTAPEKPQVNEVTDTSTNVTGKAEANSQVTVKAGAQKLGSATAKADRTFSIEIAKQQVGTKLTVTAEDAAGNKSGVVTLTVSDATAPKAPIVDEVTDQSTQLTGKAEADSIVQVKKGQTEIGKTTAKADGSFSLDIEKQTAGTKLSITATDKAGNLGAEKLVTVKDVTPPEKPQVNEVTDASTSVSGKAEAGTKVSVKFGTQEIASTTANADGTFTAVIEKQTAGTELHITATDKANLVSAEIVITVVDRTAPDAPVVDQVTDQSTVIKGKAEAGSKVEVKAGSTVLGSIKTATDGTFSLAIDKQKAATKLTVTATDAAGNKGAETVVIVTDVTAPVKPTVEKVTDQSVTIIGIAEANSIVTVKSDSKEIATAKAASDGKYSIAIDKQKAGTKLSIIATDKAGNMSEATNITVIDVTAPASPIVDKVVEKSTKVTGTAEAGSEIVVKAKSTILAQGKADLNGKFSLTIEPQVSGQELIITAIDAAGNISAETKITVAKAAPETTERISGSDRYTTAIAISKEGWKTADTVVLATAGDFPDALAGGPLAYQEDAPILLTRTKALNVETKEEIERLGAKKVIILGSKGAVSAEVETELKKMGLVTERLGGKTRFETAALIAGKMNSDQAIVANGLNFPDVLSVSSYAAKNGVPILLTRTDRLPDETKFALDGISSTYVIGSTGVVSKSVSDSLPKPTRFGGKDRYETGYEVATKLKLGTDKAYIATGSNFPDALAGSVLAAKNDAPILLVRPQQIPEATNKQLATYDGFSIFGGTGAVSDGVKDLLDVTLKNN; encoded by the coding sequence ATGAAGAAACTGTCATTTTTAATAGTAGCTATTTTATTCTTGAATATTTTATTGCCAAAAGTGCAAGCCGATGAGATTGGAACCTCTTTAGGGGGAATTATTAAAACTAATACAGTACTAACCACTGATAAATCACCTTATTATTTGTCAAAGGATCTTCAACTGGCAGAAGGAAAGAAATTAACAATTGAAGAAGGAGTCGTAATCGATGGGAATGGCTTTTCTCTAACTACATGGGGGAACCTAGAAATAAAAGGAACACATGATAAAGTCGTGAAAATAAATAATTTGCACATAGGTACCGGGAGTCAAAGTTATAATAGTCAAGAACTGCCGCCCACTATAGATATTCAATTTGCACATATTAAAGGAGGGAGTTTATTAAAAGCTTCAGGAGGTTCTGCAAAAGGAAATCTTATTTTGAGAGATAGTGTAGTTAAAGATACTGATCAATATCATTATACTCACATATGGTACCCGTCAAAAGATGTATACATTGAAAGAAATACTTTCTACAATGCGGGCAAGTTGGATATTGGTGTTAGTGGAACAAAAGTATACGTTAATAATAATGTTTTTTTTAATAATAAAAGTAGAACTTATTATAATGATGCAGATATTGTTAATTGGAATGCAGGAGGAAGTCCTGACGTGATTTTGCGATATAATAGCTTTCTTTCACCGGACGGTTATTCAGTGAAATTAGCAGAAGGATATCGTGACACCGCTATCGACGCTAAAGAAAATTACTGGGGTACAATTGATGAAAATGAAATTGACGATAAAATTTTTGACAAAAATGATGACTTAAGAGCAGCATCGTATACTGAGTACCAACCCTATTTAAAAGAACCACATAAGGATACTCATCAATTCACCTATTTGGAGATTCCGCAACCTATCCTATCAACTGTATACGATCATTCAACTGTGATTGAAGGATATATTCCTATTAAGATTGAGGAAGCGAAAATCATAGTAAGGGACTGGGCTGATGAAATAATAGGTATTGAAGAGAATTATAATGGGGAGAGCAATTTCAAAGTATCAATTCCTAAGCAATCAGCTGAAAGTTATTTATCTGTCGTTGTCATCGATAGATTTGGGAATGAGAGTCAGCCTTACGGATTATATGTGGAGGATGGTACTCCCCCAGATGCACCGATAGTAAAGGAAATTACAGACAAGTCAGTTGAAGTCGTGGGTACAACAGAGCCACATTCTTATGTCAAAGCTAGAACGTCGGATTCCAAGCTTATTGGAGAGGCTTGGGCTGATATGTATGGTGATTTTATTATACCAATCGAAAAGCAAAAGGTTGGTGCTAAAATAAGTGTTACCGCATTGGATTACATGATGAACGAAAGTAAAGAAACTGTGGTAATCGTACAAAATTCCACACTACCTTCTATTCCAAGCTTTGAACTTATTACAGATCAAACTGTAGAAGTTAAGGGAAAAGCAGACTTCAACACTACTGTATTTATTGCAAATGAAGCTGAAGATAAAATTTATAATGCTTCAACCCAGTCTGATGGAAGCTTTTATATCGCTATTGATAAACAAAAAGCAGAGAGTATCTTATATATTTTCGCGGAAGATGCTTTGGGTAATAGCAGTAGCAAAAAAGAAGTGATTGTAAAAGATGTTACAGCTCCGGATATACCAAACGTCGATGATGTCAGTGATCAATCTGAGACAATAACTGGTAATGCAGAAGCTGATTCTATAGTCCAAGTTAAAAATGACCAAAAAGAAATTGGAAAGATTGCTGCTAAAGCAGATGGTACATTTTCACTGAGTATTGAGAAACAAATAGCTGGGACAAAATTATCCATCACCGCAACAGATAAAGCAGGTAATCAAAGTATTGAAAAATTCATTATAGTAAAAGATAGAACTGCACCCGAAAAACCTCAGGTTAATGAAGTAACAGATACTTCAACAAACGTAACAGGGAAAGCTGAGGCAAATTCACAAGTAACAGTCAAGGCAGGGGCGCAAAAACTGGGCTCTGCCACAGCGAAAGCGGATCGTACTTTCTCCATCGAAATTGCTAAACAACAAGTAGGCACAAAATTGACGGTTACAGCGGAGGACGCAGCTGGTAACAAGAGTGGAGTTGTAACGTTAACTGTTTCAGATGCCACAGCACCTAAAGCTCCAATTGTGGATGAAGTTACGGATCAATCGACTCAATTAACGGGTAAAGCAGAAGCTGACTCTATAGTTCAAGTTAAAAAGGGTCAAACAGAAATAGGAAAAACAACTGCTAAAGCAGACGGTTCATTTTCACTGGATATTGAGAAGCAAACAGCTGGAACCAAATTATCCATTACCGCAACAGACAAAGCCGGTAACTTGGGAGCTGAAAAACTAGTTACGGTCAAAGATGTAACACCACCTGAAAAACCACAAGTTAATGAAGTAACAGATGCTTCGACTAGTGTATCGGGTAAAGCTGAAGCGGGTACTAAAGTAAGCGTTAAATTTGGAACTCAAGAAATTGCTTCCACCACTGCAAATGCAGATGGGACATTTACCGCTGTAATAGAGAAGCAAACAGCTGGAACAGAGCTGCATATTACCGCTACAGATAAAGCAAACCTTGTCAGTGCGGAGATTGTGATTACCGTAGTGGATAGAACGGCTCCTGATGCTCCAGTTGTAGATCAAGTTACCGATCAATCTACTGTTATTAAAGGTAAAGCGGAAGCTGGCTCTAAAGTTGAAGTGAAGGCTGGGTCTACTGTACTCGGTTCTATTAAAACGGCTACAGATGGAACGTTCTCGCTTGCTATTGATAAGCAAAAAGCAGCGACTAAGTTGACTGTCACTGCAACGGATGCAGCCGGCAACAAGGGTGCAGAAACTGTAGTAATTGTTACAGATGTAACCGCACCTGTTAAACCTACAGTTGAAAAAGTGACAGACCAATCGGTTACGATTATAGGAATTGCGGAAGCGAACTCTATCGTGACTGTGAAATCCGATTCAAAAGAAATCGCTACAGCAAAGGCAGCATCAGATGGGAAATACTCCATCGCAATTGACAAACAAAAAGCAGGAACCAAATTATCTATTATAGCAACGGATAAAGCTGGAAATATGAGTGAAGCTACTAATATCACTGTTATTGACGTTACAGCTCCAGCATCACCTATAGTAGACAAAGTCGTTGAAAAATCAACTAAAGTCACTGGAACTGCAGAAGCAGGTAGTGAGATTGTTGTGAAAGCCAAATCAACCATCTTGGCTCAGGGCAAGGCTGATTTGAATGGTAAGTTTTCTTTAACTATTGAACCTCAAGTATCTGGACAAGAATTGATTATTACTGCAATTGACGCAGCTGGTAATATCAGTGCGGAAACTAAAATCACGGTTGCGAAAGCGGCACCGGAAACAACCGAACGCATTTCAGGATCTGATCGCTATACAACGGCCATCGCCATTTCAAAAGAAGGATGGAAAACAGCAGATACGGTTGTTCTGGCAACAGCCGGCGATTTTCCGGATGCACTAGCGGGCGGACCGCTTGCGTATCAGGAAGATGCTCCGATTCTTTTGACACGTACTAAAGCGTTGAATGTTGAAACTAAAGAAGAAATTGAACGCCTCGGGGCGAAAAAGGTCATCATCCTTGGCAGTAAGGGTGCAGTTTCAGCGGAAGTGGAAACGGAACTGAAGAAAATGGGCCTCGTTACCGAGCGTCTTGGCGGCAAGACCCGTTTTGAAACAGCGGCATTGATTGCTGGGAAAATGAACTCTGATCAGGCAATTGTTGCGAATGGTTTGAACTTCCCAGATGTTCTTTCCGTTTCCTCGTACGCAGCAAAAAATGGCGTGCCGATCCTCCTAACGCGAACAGATCGTCTGCCAGATGAAACAAAATTCGCATTAGACGGCATTTCTTCGACTTATGTTATCGGCAGCACGGGTGTTGTCAGCAAGTCTGTCTCTGACAGTTTGCCGAAGCCTACCCGTTTCGGCGGCAAAGACCGTTACGAGACAGGCTATGAAGTAGCGACAAAACTTAAGTTGGGTACTGACAAAGCGTATATCGCAACGGGCTCAAACTTCCCGGATGCTTTAGCTGGGTCTGTCTTGGCTGCGAAGAACGATGCGCCAATCCTGTTGGTGCGCCCGCAGCAAATTCCGGAAGCGACTAACAAGCAATTGGCAACATATGATGGTTTCTCAATCTTTGGCGGGACTGGCGCTGTCTCTGACGGTGTGAAGGATTTGTTGGATGTAACATTGAAGAACAACTAA
- a CDS encoding YbjN domain-containing protein, with translation MEEIKNENGGVFFRTRQSFENGGSVVVVAAFNDTENILDLQVFNVANIANPLKKEAIHQLINNLNTDYRFSKFYEYEGKVTVQYSYAINAENFEPSEAINNLIMLVETSEESYPKFMKIQWA, from the coding sequence ATGGAAGAGATTAAAAATGAAAATGGAGGAGTTTTTTTTAGAACTAGGCAAAGTTTTGAAAATGGAGGATCAGTTGTAGTAGTTGCTGCTTTTAATGACACTGAAAATATACTGGATTTGCAAGTGTTTAACGTAGCGAATATAGCCAACCCATTAAAAAAAGAAGCTATACATCAATTGATTAATAACTTAAATACTGATTATAGATTTTCAAAGTTCTACGAATACGAAGGGAAAGTAACAGTACAATATTCATATGCAATTAATGCAGAAAATTTTGAGCCAAGTGAGGCTATTAATAATTTAATTATGCTAGTGGAAACTTCTGAAGAGAGTTATCCTAAATTCATGAAAATCCAGTGGGCTTAA
- a CDS encoding glycerophosphodiester phosphodiesterase family protein translates to MPSPETFELYEEYAVGIGVSHRKADEAYIAAAREAGLLVHPFVVDKLAEGEKLKSWGANGIFTNDIDAVSRLK, encoded by the coding sequence ATCCCTTCACCTGAAACGTTTGAGTTATATGAAGAATATGCAGTTGGTATTGGCGTTAGTCATAGGAAAGCGGATGAAGCATATATCGCTGCTGCAAGAGAGGCTGGCTTATTGGTCCACCCTTTTGTTGTCGACAAGCTGGCAGAAGGGGAGAAGCTGAAATCTTGGGGAGCAAACGGGATCTTTACCAATGATATTGACGCTGTGAGCAGGTTGAAGTGA
- a CDS encoding glycerophosphodiester phosphodiesterase family protein encodes MKKILIVLVVGLFCAAVYILWDAGKKNQLSALLDEDAFLLIAHRGASAIAPEHTLASYQLAMDMNADYIEIDLQTTKDGVLVAFHDDTVDRTTDGSGRVADMDLADIKKLDAGSWFNAENPDRAKEEYVGIQVPTLEEIFKAFGDSANYYIETKQPDQSEGMEEKLLELLNQFELLEESQPKGKVIVQSFSADSLKAIHQLDEDIPLIQLIDTGHPFT; translated from the coding sequence TTGAAAAAAATATTGATTGTTCTAGTGGTAGGGTTGTTTTGTGCGGCTGTTTATATCTTATGGGATGCTGGTAAAAAGAATCAGCTGTCTGCTTTATTGGATGAAGATGCCTTTCTGTTGATTGCTCATCGTGGGGCAAGCGCAATTGCTCCTGAGCATACATTGGCTTCTTATCAGCTGGCAATGGATATGAATGCAGATTATATCGAAATTGATTTACAGACCACTAAAGATGGTGTTTTGGTTGCCTTCCATGATGATACTGTGGACCGCACGACCGATGGCAGTGGAAGGGTAGCGGACATGGACTTGGCAGATATTAAAAAACTGGACGCGGGTTCTTGGTTTAATGCCGAGAATCCGGACAGAGCGAAAGAGGAGTACGTCGGCATTCAAGTTCCGACCCTTGAGGAAATCTTTAAAGCTTTCGGTGACAGTGCCAATTATTACATTGAAACCAAGCAGCCGGATCAAAGTGAAGGAATGGAAGAGAAGCTGCTGGAGTTGCTTAATCAGTTTGAGTTGTTGGAAGAGTCTCAACCAAAAGGTAAAGTGATTGTCCAGTCGTTTAGTGCAGACAGTTTAAAGGCGATTCATCAATTGGATGAGGATATACCACTCATCCAATTGATAGACACAGGCCATCCCTTCACCTGA